Proteins encoded by one window of Micromonospora coxensis:
- a CDS encoding DUF2469 domain-containing protein, producing the protein MSAEDLEKYETEMELQLYREYRDIVRQFSYVVETERRFYLANQVDLHVRNSDGEVYFEVEMHDAWVWDMYRPARFVKNVRVMTFKDVNVEELEKPDISLPADSGFGG; encoded by the coding sequence ATGAGCGCGGAAGATCTCGAGAAGTACGAGACCGAGATGGAGCTGCAGCTCTACCGGGAGTACCGCGACATTGTCCGCCAGTTCTCCTACGTGGTGGAGACGGAGCGCCGTTTCTACCTCGCCAACCAGGTGGACCTGCACGTGCGCAACTCCGACGGCGAGGTCTACTTCGAGGTCGAGATGCACGACGCCTGGGTGTGGGACATGTACCGCCCTGCCCGATTCGTCAAGAATGTCCGGGTAATGACGTTCAAGGACGTCAACGTCGAGGAGCTGGAGAAGCCCGACATCTCCCTCCCCGCCGACTCCGGCTTCGGCGGCTGA
- a CDS encoding sulfite oxidase — MTTVGEVSHPSRVADPDEAISAEELQLAARNHGIPLEALRYDVTPAGLHYLLIHYDIPDVDPVAHTLTVDGAVARPLTLDLAALRERPRVTHRVTLECAGNGRALLHPRPVSQPWLVEAVGNAEWTGTPLAPLLREAGIAKEAVDVVFTGADHGVERGVEQDYQRALPVADALREEVLLAYEMNGAPLLPQHGAPLRLIVPGWYGMAHVKWLRGITVSTEEFTGYQNAVAYRLRRDADDPGEPVTRIEPRALVRPPGFPDFMSRTRVLRPGPCTVDGRAWSGHAPVTSVEVTTDGGANWAPAILDPASGGDWSWRRWRFDWSPEPGRYVLGARAADASGRVQPVEQPWNRGGFANNLVQRVEVAVVAE, encoded by the coding sequence ATGACCACGGTGGGCGAGGTGAGCCACCCCTCCCGGGTGGCCGACCCGGACGAGGCGATCAGCGCCGAGGAACTCCAGCTCGCGGCGCGCAACCACGGCATCCCGCTGGAGGCGCTGCGCTACGACGTGACCCCGGCCGGCCTGCACTACCTGCTCATCCACTACGACATCCCGGACGTCGACCCGGTGGCGCACACGCTGACCGTGGACGGCGCCGTCGCGCGTCCGCTCACCCTCGACCTGGCGGCGCTGCGGGAGCGGCCGAGGGTGACCCACCGGGTGACGTTGGAGTGCGCGGGCAACGGGCGGGCGCTGCTGCACCCGCGTCCGGTGAGCCAGCCCTGGCTGGTGGAGGCGGTCGGCAACGCGGAGTGGACGGGCACCCCACTGGCGCCGCTGCTGCGCGAGGCCGGCATCGCCAAGGAGGCGGTGGACGTGGTCTTCACCGGCGCGGACCACGGCGTCGAGCGCGGTGTCGAGCAGGACTACCAGCGCGCCCTGCCGGTCGCCGACGCGCTGCGCGAGGAGGTGCTGCTGGCGTACGAGATGAACGGCGCTCCGCTGCTGCCGCAGCACGGCGCGCCACTGCGGCTGATCGTGCCCGGCTGGTACGGCATGGCGCACGTGAAGTGGCTGCGCGGCATCACCGTGTCGACCGAGGAGTTCACCGGTTACCAGAACGCGGTGGCCTACCGGCTGCGCCGCGACGCCGACGACCCGGGCGAGCCGGTGACCCGGATCGAGCCCCGGGCGCTGGTCCGCCCGCCGGGTTTCCCGGACTTCATGTCGCGTACCCGGGTGCTGCGCCCCGGACCGTGCACCGTGGACGGTCGGGCCTGGTCCGGGCACGCGCCGGTCACCTCGGTGGAGGTGACCACCGACGGCGGGGCGAACTGGGCACCGGCCATCCTGGACCCTGCCTCCGGCGGCGACTGGTCGTGGCGGCGCTGGCGGTTCGACTGGTCGCCCGAGCCGGGCCGGTACGTCCTGGGGGCGCGGGCCGCCGACGCGTCGGGGCGGGTCCAGCCGGTCGAGCAGCCGTGGAACCGGGGTGGCTTCGCCAACAACCTGGTGCAGCGGGTGGAGGTCGCGGTCGTCGCGGAGTGA
- a CDS encoding murein hydrolase activator EnvC family protein has product MRRQLWRTTVWWASLLVLGTIGTPALAGGEAPVATTQTAARAAGAATPGVASAVSLPGVTATTGSPAGAGLPQFRWPLDGTPRPVRRFDPPPQPWLPGHRGVDLAAAPGATVRAAGPGTVLFAGMVAGRPVVTVGHAAGLRTTYEPVRPDVRPGDRVPAGAPLGVLLSGHPACPAAGCLHWGLRRGPEYLDPLALLGLGRVRLLPVAHGSATPSPAGPGTGGLVAPVPILTPSSGGPGVGGPAAPAPPTVSPDPWAGVAQRRVGSACRCGHRGERAGSAPVEQPRQSDRQPLVLVGGVVDLSAEP; this is encoded by the coding sequence ATGCGACGACAGCTGTGGCGGACGACGGTGTGGTGGGCGTCCCTGCTGGTCCTCGGGACGATCGGCACCCCGGCCCTGGCCGGCGGCGAAGCGCCCGTGGCGACGACCCAGACGGCGGCCCGGGCCGCCGGGGCAGCGACACCCGGGGTCGCGTCGGCCGTCAGCCTGCCCGGGGTCACGGCCACGACCGGGTCACCGGCCGGCGCGGGGCTCCCGCAGTTCCGGTGGCCGCTCGACGGCACACCCCGCCCGGTGCGGCGCTTCGACCCGCCGCCGCAGCCGTGGCTGCCCGGCCACCGCGGGGTGGACCTGGCCGCCGCTCCCGGGGCCACCGTGCGCGCCGCCGGTCCCGGCACGGTGCTCTTCGCCGGGATGGTCGCCGGCCGGCCGGTGGTCACCGTGGGCCACGCGGCCGGCCTGCGCACCACCTACGAGCCGGTCCGTCCCGACGTACGCCCCGGCGACCGGGTCCCGGCTGGCGCGCCGCTGGGCGTGCTGCTGAGCGGGCATCCGGCCTGCCCGGCGGCGGGCTGCCTGCACTGGGGGCTGCGGCGCGGCCCGGAGTACCTCGACCCACTGGCGCTGCTGGGGCTCGGCCGGGTCCGGCTGCTGCCGGTCGCCCACGGCTCCGCCACGCCCTCGCCGGCCGGTCCCGGCACCGGTGGCCTCGTCGCGCCGGTGCCCATCCTCACCCCGTCGTCCGGTGGCCCCGGCGTCGGTGGGCCCGCCGCGCCCGCCCCACCCACGGTCAGCCCGGACCCGTGGGCCGGCGTCGCCCAGCGACGCGTGGGGTCGGCCTGCCGGTGCGGGCACCGAGGTGAGCGCGCCGGATCAGCCCCGGTCGAGCAGCCCCGGCAGTCGGACCGCCAGCCGCTCGTACTCGTCGGGGGAGTTGTAGACCTGTCCGCAGAGCCGTAG
- a CDS encoding aminotransferase class V-fold PLP-dependent enzyme, with product MTVARPPEPIPGARLLFSLDPAVSYLNHGAFGAVPVNVQRTQQRLRDEMEANPLRFFTQGLVDRITHTRRHLAAFLGADPDGTALIGNATTGAAVVLQSIGLRPGDEVLTTDHGYGAVDFSIARECHRTGAVTRALRVPLAATDEEIVQIVRDGLRPGRTRLLVVDQLTSPTARLFPVAAIVGVARERGVPVLVDGAHAPGMLPVDVTAVGADFWVGNLHKWGYAPRGTAVLVVAPPWRERIEPLVVSWEQGAGFPGNVEWQGTLDYTSWLSAPAGLFTLRSLGLDRVRAHNAELAAYGQRVLGEALGVAPADLPDPGGPAVAMRLVPLPPGVATTLDAARDLRARIAERLAAEVSVAGWNGRGWLRLCGQVYNSPDEYERLAVRLPGLLDRG from the coding sequence GTGACCGTCGCCCGGCCGCCCGAGCCGATCCCCGGGGCCCGACTGCTCTTCTCGCTCGACCCGGCGGTCAGCTACCTCAACCACGGCGCGTTCGGCGCGGTGCCGGTGAACGTGCAGCGCACCCAGCAGCGGCTCCGCGACGAGATGGAGGCCAACCCGCTGCGCTTCTTCACCCAGGGGCTGGTCGACCGGATCACGCACACCCGGCGACACCTGGCCGCCTTCCTCGGCGCCGACCCGGACGGCACCGCGCTGATCGGCAACGCCACCACCGGCGCGGCGGTGGTGCTCCAGTCGATCGGTCTGCGCCCCGGCGACGAGGTGCTCACCACCGACCACGGGTACGGCGCGGTCGACTTCTCCATCGCCCGCGAGTGCCACCGCACCGGGGCGGTCACCCGGGCGTTGCGGGTACCGCTGGCCGCGACCGACGAGGAGATCGTGCAGATCGTGCGGGACGGCCTGCGGCCCGGCCGGACCCGGCTGCTCGTGGTCGACCAGCTCACCTCGCCCACCGCGCGGCTCTTCCCGGTCGCGGCCATCGTCGGCGTGGCCCGGGAGCGGGGCGTGCCGGTGCTGGTGGACGGGGCCCACGCGCCCGGCATGCTGCCGGTCGACGTGACCGCCGTCGGCGCCGACTTCTGGGTGGGCAACCTGCACAAGTGGGGGTACGCCCCCCGGGGCACCGCCGTGCTGGTGGTCGCGCCGCCGTGGCGGGAGCGGATCGAGCCGCTGGTGGTCTCCTGGGAGCAGGGCGCCGGCTTCCCGGGCAACGTGGAGTGGCAGGGCACCCTCGACTACACGAGTTGGCTGAGCGCGCCGGCCGGGCTGTTCACCCTGCGCAGTCTCGGGCTCGACCGGGTCCGCGCGCACAACGCCGAGCTGGCCGCGTACGGGCAGCGGGTGCTCGGGGAGGCGCTCGGGGTCGCGCCGGCCGATCTGCCGGACCCGGGCGGGCCGGCGGTCGCCATGCGGCTCGTCCCGCTGCCGCCGGGGGTCGCCACCACCCTCGACGCCGCCCGCGACCTGCGGGCCCGCATCGCCGAACGGCTCGCCGCCGAGGTGTCGGTGGCCGGCTGGAACGGTCGGGGCTGGCTACGGCTCTGCGGACAGGTCTACAACTCCCCCGACGAGTACGAGCGGCTGGCGGTCCGACTGCCGGGGCTGCTCGACCGGGGCTGA
- a CDS encoding tyrosine-type recombinase/integrase gives MTAGGRDTRARHAALPPAMREAVDDFADHLARVRSRSAHTVRAYVADVVSLLDHAVRSGCAGPAEVDLSVVRSWLAKQRTMGAARTSLARRAAAARTFSAWAHRNGLFATDVAAALASPRAHRELPTVLRADQAAALVEAPTRAVRPAAGASAPAVESLAPAAEAQAPAAEAPGRAAGAQAAATDAPGRAAGARAATAGARATTAETRAAAAEGTPTSSTTAVPPSVPPNSPAPGDEPGPSPVDGTDEAVRLRDRVLLELLYGTGVRVGEACGLDVADVDHGRRVVRVLGKGGRERSVPYGVPAQRAIDDWLRHGRPALAGSDSGGALLLGAKGGRLNPTTARRIVRGYVDDLGLPRVSPHGLRHSAATHLLEGGADLRAVQELLGHSSLGSTQIYTHVSVERLRAAYRQAHPRA, from the coding sequence ATGACGGCCGGCGGACGGGACACCCGTGCCCGGCACGCGGCACTGCCACCGGCGATGCGGGAGGCGGTGGACGACTTCGCCGACCACCTGGCCCGGGTACGCAGTCGTTCCGCGCACACCGTCCGGGCGTACGTCGCCGACGTCGTCTCGCTCCTCGACCACGCCGTACGGTCGGGGTGCGCCGGGCCGGCCGAGGTCGACCTGTCGGTCGTCCGGAGCTGGCTGGCGAAGCAGCGCACCATGGGGGCGGCCCGGACGTCGCTGGCCCGCCGAGCGGCGGCGGCCCGCACCTTCAGCGCCTGGGCGCACCGCAACGGCCTGTTCGCCACGGACGTGGCCGCCGCGCTGGCCAGTCCCCGGGCGCACCGGGAGCTGCCCACCGTGCTCCGCGCCGACCAGGCCGCCGCCCTGGTCGAGGCTCCGACCCGAGCGGTGAGACCCGCGGCGGGGGCCTCGGCCCCTGCGGTCGAGTCCCTGGCCCCGGCAGCGGAGGCCCAGGCTCCAGCGGCGGAGGCCCCAGGCCGAGCTGCGGGCGCCCAGGCCGCAGCGACGGACGCCCCAGGCCGAGCTGCGGGCGCCCGAGCCGCCACGGCCGGCGCCCGAGCCACCACGGCCGAGACCCGAGCCGCAGCGGCCGAGGGGACACCGACGTCGTCCACCACAGCCGTCCCGCCGTCGGTGCCGCCCAACAGCCCGGCACCGGGCGACGAGCCCGGTCCGTCGCCTGTGGACGGCACCGACGAGGCGGTACGGCTGCGCGACCGGGTCCTGCTCGAACTGCTCTACGGCACCGGGGTACGGGTCGGCGAGGCGTGCGGGTTGGACGTCGCCGACGTCGACCACGGCCGGCGGGTGGTGCGCGTCCTCGGCAAGGGCGGCCGGGAGCGGTCCGTGCCGTACGGGGTGCCGGCGCAGCGGGCGATCGACGACTGGCTGCGCCATGGCCGGCCCGCCCTGGCGGGATCGGACTCCGGCGGCGCGCTGCTGCTCGGCGCGAAGGGCGGGCGGCTGAACCCGACCACCGCGCGCCGTATCGTCCGGGGCTACGTCGACGACCTCGGGCTGCCCCGGGTCAGCCCGCACGGGCTGCGCCACTCGGCGGCGACGCATCTGCTGGAGGGCGGGGCGGACCTGCGGGCCGTACAGGAGCTGCTGGGGCACTCGTCGCTGGGCAGCACCCAGATCTACACCCATGTCTCGGTGGAACGGCTGCGGGCGGCGTACCGCCAGGCCCACCCCCGCGCCTGA
- a CDS encoding class I SAM-dependent methyltransferase has translation MSEQYIALFKGDSQADVDDAALVRDHLVGLDGRVLDLGCGPGHWSAYLHSFGADVTGVDLVPEFIDHAQTNFPGPEFRLGSMTDLNLPDHSVAGILSWYSTIHLPPPELDGVLTEFRRMLAPSGKLVIGFFDSADGVAAFDHKVHTAYRWPVDTFSARLAKAGFTEVQRLRKQIPDRPDRMCAAIAATAAAS, from the coding sequence ATGTCTGAGCAATACATCGCCTTGTTCAAGGGTGACTCGCAGGCTGACGTGGACGACGCGGCCCTCGTCCGGGACCACCTGGTCGGCTTGGACGGTAGGGTGCTCGATCTCGGGTGCGGCCCCGGGCACTGGAGCGCCTACCTGCATTCGTTCGGCGCCGACGTGACCGGCGTGGACCTGGTCCCTGAGTTCATCGACCATGCGCAGACGAACTTTCCGGGGCCGGAGTTCAGGCTCGGATCGATGACCGACCTGAACCTTCCCGACCACTCGGTGGCGGGCATCCTCTCCTGGTATTCGACCATCCACCTGCCGCCGCCAGAGCTGGACGGTGTACTTACCGAGTTCCGCCGGATGTTAGCTCCCTCCGGGAAGCTGGTGATCGGCTTCTTCGACAGTGCCGACGGCGTAGCCGCGTTCGACCACAAGGTTCACACGGCATACCGCTGGCCCGTAGATACGTTCTCCGCCCGCCTGGCAAAAGCCGGTTTCACCGAGGTTCAGCGCTTGAGGAAACAGATTCCGGACCGTCCGGACCGCATGTGTGCGGCCATCGCAGCGACAGCCGCTGCGTCATAG
- a CDS encoding tyrosine-type recombinase/integrase: MTLTALAKRPPRWRQLTVADNLVPQEHPLGRLDRRDINVVLDALPRLPSWPAGGHERLTWLRGARLILEWLQTFPGDGWQARWLAADVHDRSWREQVAEARDATDAASDEQLQCGMRGLLLLRVLRPSYAFLHRYKAYALFDQLRQTVSPDLFARAAAEATRLGMIGRQENQPLVALTKIVLHTGKDLEQLEPEDFFVARAWSVRAIGRQLPGLHAAWELARGVGIIKEDKTLRAAIRVGQRPTAELVDAFELRCKPVRDLLVRYCEERRPAMDYGSFRGLVGHLVGAFWHDIEQHHPDADSINLPPDIAPAWKERTKFVTDPRYPGRERRDRLGLLVRVRAFYLDIQEWALEDPSWAPFAAPSPVRKADTDGQGKARKKATAAMHQRVRERLPQLPLLIHAAERNRAHHQAILEAAKGTALGETFIHDGVSYQRSAPKTATHRSHRQRGPEHIWAVHLETGDLLNLTIIENSAFWGWSIVETLRHTGVRLEELLEITHLALTSYKLRDTNEIVPLLQIVPSKSNSERLLLVSPELASVLATIIKRIRDPETGQIPLVARYDPHERTTGPMLPHLFQHILGWRREVISQKLVQNHLADILKLAGLTDAAGKPLRYTPHDFRRIFATEAVSGGLPVHIAARLLGHENLNTTQAYLAVFQDDLVQAYRAFLAERRAMRPTTEYREPTDAEWEEFQEHFLLRKLELGTCGRPYGTPCNHEHACIRCPMLRVDPAQRPRLEEIATNLQERLDEAQANGWLGEVQGLQVSLEAARGKLANLDRRATPATTVDLGLPVIRGR, encoded by the coding sequence ATGACGCTCACCGCCCTGGCCAAGAGGCCACCGCGTTGGCGGCAGCTGACCGTTGCCGACAACCTGGTCCCACAAGAACACCCCCTGGGCCGGCTAGACCGGCGCGACATCAACGTGGTCCTCGACGCGCTGCCGCGGCTACCGTCATGGCCTGCCGGCGGCCACGAGCGCCTCACCTGGCTGCGAGGTGCTCGCCTGATCCTGGAGTGGCTGCAGACCTTCCCGGGAGACGGCTGGCAAGCGCGGTGGCTCGCCGCGGACGTCCATGACCGGTCTTGGCGCGAGCAGGTCGCCGAGGCCAGGGATGCCACCGATGCGGCTTCCGACGAGCAGTTGCAGTGCGGAATGCGAGGCCTGCTCCTGCTGAGAGTCCTGCGGCCCAGCTACGCCTTCCTACACCGCTACAAGGCATACGCCCTGTTCGACCAACTGCGGCAGACCGTCAGCCCGGACCTGTTCGCGCGGGCAGCCGCCGAAGCGACGAGGCTCGGCATGATCGGACGACAGGAGAACCAGCCGCTTGTCGCGCTGACCAAGATCGTCTTGCACACCGGCAAGGACCTCGAACAGCTCGAACCCGAGGACTTCTTCGTGGCCCGAGCATGGAGTGTTCGCGCCATCGGCCGTCAACTGCCCGGCCTGCACGCCGCCTGGGAGCTGGCGCGCGGCGTCGGGATCATCAAGGAAGACAAGACGCTGCGCGCTGCTATCCGTGTCGGGCAGCGACCGACCGCCGAGCTGGTCGACGCGTTCGAGCTGCGATGCAAACCGGTCCGTGATCTGCTGGTCCGCTACTGCGAAGAACGGCGACCGGCAATGGACTACGGCTCCTTCAGAGGGCTTGTCGGGCACCTGGTCGGCGCCTTCTGGCATGACATCGAACAGCATCATCCTGATGCCGACTCGATCAACCTGCCACCGGACATCGCCCCAGCCTGGAAGGAGCGCACCAAGTTCGTCACCGACCCTCGCTATCCGGGACGAGAGCGCCGCGACAGGCTGGGGTTGCTGGTTCGAGTTCGGGCGTTCTACCTCGACATCCAGGAGTGGGCTCTGGAGGACCCGTCTTGGGCGCCGTTCGCCGCACCCAGCCCGGTCCGCAAGGCTGACACCGACGGGCAAGGCAAGGCGCGCAAAAAGGCCACAGCGGCTATGCACCAGCGCGTCCGGGAGCGCCTTCCACAGTTGCCGCTGCTGATCCATGCAGCCGAACGCAACCGCGCCCACCACCAGGCGATTCTGGAGGCGGCGAAGGGCACCGCGCTCGGTGAGACGTTCATTCACGACGGTGTGAGCTATCAGCGCAGCGCACCCAAGACCGCCACGCATCGCAGCCACCGGCAGCGCGGCCCGGAACACATCTGGGCCGTCCACCTCGAGACCGGCGACCTGCTCAACCTCACGATCATCGAGAACTCCGCGTTCTGGGGCTGGTCGATCGTTGAGACGCTGCGGCACACCGGCGTCCGACTCGAAGAGTTGCTGGAGATCACCCATCTGGCGTTGACGTCCTACAAGCTGCGCGACACCAACGAGATCGTCCCGCTGCTGCAGATCGTCCCCTCGAAGTCCAACAGCGAGCGGCTACTGCTGGTCAGCCCGGAACTCGCCAGTGTCCTTGCCACGATCATCAAGCGGATTCGCGACCCGGAGACAGGCCAGATCCCGCTGGTCGCCCGCTACGACCCGCACGAGCGCACGACCGGCCCGATGCTGCCGCACCTGTTTCAGCACATCCTCGGCTGGCGCCGCGAGGTGATCAGCCAGAAGTTGGTCCAGAACCATCTCGCTGACATTCTCAAGCTGGCCGGCCTCACCGACGCCGCAGGCAAGCCGCTGCGCTACACACCGCACGACTTCCGGCGCATCTTCGCCACCGAGGCGGTCTCCGGCGGCCTGCCCGTCCACATCGCCGCACGTCTACTTGGTCACGAAAACCTCAACACCACGCAGGCCTACCTCGCGGTCTTCCAGGACGACCTCGTCCAGGCCTACCGCGCATTCCTCGCCGAGCGGCGGGCCATGCGCCCCACGACCGAGTACCGCGAGCCCACCGACGCCGAGTGGGAGGAGTTCCAGGAACACTTCCTGCTGCGCAAGCTCGAACTCGGCACCTGCGGCCGGCCCTACGGAACCCCCTGCAACCACGAGCACGCCTGCATCCGCTGCCCCATGCTGCGCGTCGACCCAGCGCAGCGACCCCGCCTCGAAGAGATTGCCACCAACCTGCAGGAGCGCCTCGACGAGGCACAGGCCAACGGATGGCTCGGCGAGGTCCAAGGCCTGCAGGTGTCGCTGGAGGCAGCCCGCGGCAAGCTGGCTAACCTCGACCGCCGGGCGACCCCCGCAACGACGGTGGACCTGGGCCTTCCAGTAATCCGCGGCCGATGA
- a CDS encoding tyrosine-type recombinase/integrase, translating into MDLPERPERDIAAIKLPEWGRVGPAVAPVPFTVYDDAGEPVEPIHRFLRDFVARGNRPGSVRSYAYTLLRWWRFLRAVDVPWERATSTETKDLVLWLQHTEKPVAKRRKASASTAGTVNPITRKEYQSDQYKPRTVRHSNAVLRAFYEYWIEEGQGPLRNPVPRDRRGSRPNAHHNPLEPFRPEGRLRYNPKVPKRKPRAMPDDAWLDLFKAMDSHRDRAILTLAVSTAARANELLGVRVCDVDWGDQLIRVARKGSGAEQWLPASPEAFVWLRLYLVELRRLRPEQPLWWTLRRQRVEGRLQRVPLEYDALRAVLLRANKLLGANWSMHDLRHTCALRMARDENLSLRDVQTLLGHAHLTTTQIYLEDDQDEVIKRVRQHHAEQERRAAGPPQPAIGPGYDPGDMSVLFGAGGLQ; encoded by the coding sequence GTGGATCTACCGGAACGCCCGGAACGGGACATCGCGGCCATCAAGTTGCCCGAGTGGGGGCGGGTCGGGCCAGCCGTCGCGCCGGTGCCGTTCACCGTGTATGACGACGCCGGCGAGCCCGTCGAGCCGATCCACCGGTTCCTGCGTGACTTCGTTGCCCGCGGCAACCGTCCCGGCTCGGTGCGCAGCTACGCCTATACGTTGCTGCGGTGGTGGCGGTTCCTGCGGGCCGTTGACGTGCCGTGGGAGCGGGCTACGTCGACCGAGACCAAGGACCTCGTGCTGTGGCTGCAGCACACTGAGAAGCCCGTCGCGAAGCGCCGCAAGGCCTCAGCATCCACGGCCGGTACGGTCAACCCGATCACTCGCAAGGAGTACCAGAGCGACCAGTACAAGCCCCGAACTGTCCGACACTCCAACGCGGTGCTGCGCGCCTTCTATGAATATTGGATCGAGGAAGGGCAAGGTCCGCTGCGCAATCCGGTCCCTCGTGACCGGCGCGGGAGCAGGCCGAACGCACACCATAACCCCCTCGAACCGTTCCGGCCGGAGGGGCGGCTGCGCTACAACCCCAAGGTCCCCAAGCGCAAGCCCCGGGCCATGCCCGACGACGCCTGGCTCGACCTGTTCAAGGCGATGGACTCGCACCGCGACCGTGCCATCCTCACCCTGGCGGTCAGCACCGCGGCCCGCGCTAACGAGCTTCTCGGTGTGCGAGTCTGCGACGTCGACTGGGGTGACCAGCTCATTCGGGTGGCACGTAAGGGCTCCGGCGCGGAACAGTGGTTGCCGGCCAGTCCTGAGGCCTTCGTCTGGTTGCGCCTCTACCTGGTGGAACTACGCCGGCTGCGCCCTGAGCAGCCGCTGTGGTGGACATTGCGGCGCCAACGAGTCGAGGGCCGACTGCAACGTGTCCCCCTGGAGTACGACGCACTGAGAGCCGTTCTGCTTCGCGCTAACAAGCTGCTGGGCGCAAACTGGTCGATGCACGACCTGCGACACACGTGTGCCCTGCGCATGGCCCGCGACGAGAACCTATCGCTGCGCGACGTTCAGACCCTGCTGGGTCATGCCCACCTGACCACCACCCAGATCTATCTGGAAGACGACCAGGACGAGGTGATCAAGCGCGTAAGGCAACACCACGCCGAGCAGGAACGCCGGGCCGCCGGGCCGCCGCAGCCTGCCATCGGGCCCGGCTACGACCCCGGCGACATGTCGGTTCTGTTCGGAGCAGGGGGCCTGCAATGA
- a CDS encoding YifB family Mg chelatase-like AAA ATPase encodes MSYAKVLCVGLVGVTGHLVEVEADLAPGLPAVVISGLPDTALHEARDRVRAAIVNSGQRWPNRRITLNLLPATMPKYGSAFDLAIATAVLGGSGELPLAPLDGVVILGELGLDGAVRPVRGVLPMVAAAARAGRDRIVVPVGNAAEAAVIPGIRVRAVDTLHRLVAYVRDGSPLLDPPADPPAPDPDGPDLADVAGQGLGRRALEVAAAGGHHLALLGPPGAGKTMLAERLPSILPELDDDAALEVTALHSIAGLLPPGGRLLRRPPFQAPHHTATVPSLVGGGSGLARPGAVSLAHRGVLFLDEAPEFSKGALEALRQPLEHGRIQLARSGGGTEYPARTQLVLAANPCPCAKPAGDAYCECSPLARRRYLGRLSGPLLDRIDVQVKLLPVRAAELMEAARAGESSAGVAARVSLARRAAAARWAPVGRKLNAEIPGPHLRRPPWRLPVRDTAELRGRLDSGAISARGFDRIIRLAWTIADLDGRDRPGREDVLEAIQLRTGEGT; translated from the coding sequence GTGAGCTACGCGAAGGTGCTCTGCGTCGGGCTGGTCGGCGTCACCGGCCACCTCGTCGAGGTGGAGGCCGACCTGGCGCCCGGCCTGCCGGCGGTGGTCATCTCCGGGCTGCCCGACACCGCCCTGCACGAGGCGCGGGACCGGGTACGGGCGGCGATCGTCAACTCCGGGCAGCGCTGGCCCAACCGGCGGATCACCCTCAACCTGCTGCCCGCGACCATGCCCAAGTACGGCTCCGCGTTCGACCTGGCCATCGCGACCGCCGTGCTCGGCGGCTCCGGAGAGCTTCCCCTCGCCCCGCTCGACGGCGTGGTGATCCTCGGCGAGCTGGGCCTGGACGGGGCCGTCCGGCCGGTGCGCGGGGTGCTGCCGATGGTCGCGGCGGCGGCACGGGCCGGGCGGGACCGGATCGTCGTCCCGGTGGGCAACGCCGCCGAGGCGGCGGTCATCCCGGGCATCCGGGTACGCGCGGTGGACACACTGCACCGCCTGGTCGCGTACGTCAGAGACGGCAGCCCGCTGCTGGACCCGCCCGCCGACCCGCCGGCACCCGACCCGGACGGGCCGGACCTGGCCGACGTGGCCGGGCAGGGGCTGGGCCGGCGGGCGCTGGAGGTGGCCGCCGCCGGCGGGCACCACCTGGCGCTGCTGGGGCCGCCCGGCGCGGGCAAGACCATGCTGGCCGAGCGACTGCCGTCGATCCTGCCCGAGCTGGACGACGACGCGGCGCTGGAGGTCACCGCGCTGCACTCGATCGCCGGGCTGCTCCCGCCGGGCGGGCGCCTGCTGCGCCGCCCGCCGTTCCAGGCACCGCACCACACCGCGACGGTGCCGTCGCTGGTCGGTGGCGGGTCGGGGCTGGCCCGACCGGGCGCGGTGTCGCTGGCCCACCGGGGCGTGCTCTTCCTCGACGAGGCCCCCGAGTTCAGCAAGGGCGCGCTCGAGGCGCTGCGCCAGCCCCTGGAGCACGGCCGCATCCAACTCGCCCGCAGCGGGGGCGGGACGGAGTACCCGGCCCGGACCCAGCTGGTGCTGGCGGCCAACCCGTGCCCGTGCGCCAAGCCCGCCGGTGACGCGTACTGCGAGTGCAGCCCGCTGGCCCGGCGGCGCTACCTCGGGCGGCTCTCCGGGCCGCTGCTGGACCGGATCGACGTACAGGTGAAGCTGCTGCCGGTGCGGGCGGCGGAGCTGATGGAGGCGGCCCGGGCGGGCGAGTCGTCGGCCGGCGTCGCGGCCCGGGTCTCGCTCGCCCGGCGGGCGGCGGCCGCCCGGTGGGCCCCGGTCGGCCGCAAGCTCAACGCCGAGATCCCCGGCCCGCACCTGCGCCGGCCGCCCTGGCGGCTGCCGGTGCGCGACACCGCAGAACTGCGCGGCCGGCTCGACTCCGGCGCGATCTCCGCCCGCGGCTTCGACCGGATCATCCGCCTGGCCTGGACGATCGCCGACCTGGACGGCCGGGACCGGCCGGGGCGCGAGGACGTGCTGGAGGCCATCCAACTCAGGACGGGGGAAGGGACATGA